A window from Eubalaena glacialis isolate mEubGla1 chromosome 1, mEubGla1.1.hap2.+ XY, whole genome shotgun sequence encodes these proteins:
- the ADO gene encoding 2-aminoethanethiol dioxygenase, whose product MPRDNMASLIQRIARQACLTFRGSGGSRSSSDRGEAPGPEAPTSQGFPENLSKLKSLLTLVRAEDLNISPRKATLQPLRPNLPPVTYMHICETDGFSLGVFLLKSGTSIPLHDHPGMHGILKVLYGTVRISCMDKLEVGSGQRPRAPPPEQQFEPPLQPGERDAVRPGVLRSRAEYTAASGPCVLAPHRDNLHQIDAVEGPAAFLDILAPPYDPDDGRDCHYYRVLEPVRAREASGSACDLPREVWLLETPQADDFWCEGEPYPGPKVFP is encoded by the coding sequence ATGCCCCGAGACAACATGGCCTCCCTGATCCAACGGATAGCCCGCCAGGCGTGCCTCACCTTCCGGGGCAGCGGGGGCAGCCGCAGCTCTTCCGACCGCGGCGAGGCGCCAGGCCCCGAGGCGCCGACGTCGCAGGGCTTCCCGGAGAACCTGAGCAAGCTGAAGAGCCTGCTGACCCTGGTCCGCGCGGAGGACCTGAACATCTCCCCGCGCAAGGCCACGCTGCAGCCGCTGAGGCCCAACCTGCCGCCAGTCACCTATATGCACATATGCGAGACAGACGGCTTCAGCCTCGGCGTGTTCCTGCTGAAGAGTGGCACCTCCATCCCGCTGCACGACCACCCGGGCATGCACGGCATCCTCAAGGTGCTCTACGGCACCGTGCGCATCAGCTGCATGGACAAGCTGGAGGTGGGCAGTGGACAACGGCCGCGGGCCCCGCCACCAGAGCAGCAGTTCGAGCCGCCGCTGCAGCCCGGGGAGCGGGACGCGGTAAGGCCGGGTGTGCTGCGCTCGCGGGCGGAGTACACGGCGGCCAGCGGCCCCTGCGTCCTCGCGCCGCACCGGGACAACCTGCACCAGATCGACGCTGTGGAGGGGCCCGCCGCTTTCCTGGACATCCTGGCCCCGCCCTACGACCCCGACGACGGCCGGGACTGCCACTATTACCGGGTGCTGGAGCCTGTCAGGGCCAGGGAGGCCTCCGGCTCGGCCTGTGACCTGCCCCGAGAGGTGTGGCTCCTGGAGACCCCGCAGGCCGATGACTTCTGGTGCGAGGGGGAGCCCTATCCAGGTCCCAAGGTTTTCCCTTGA